A portion of the Thunnus albacares chromosome 5, fThuAlb1.1, whole genome shotgun sequence genome contains these proteins:
- the LOC122983146 gene encoding pyridoxal phosphate homeostasis protein isoform X1 — MWKVAMSEEVGKALQSVVERVNQAAARRPKTLPAVPPRLVAVSKTKPPEMIVEAYRQGQRNFGENYVNELVDKASHPLILESCPEIKWHFIGHLQKNNVNKLLGVPNLFLVETVDSAKLADKVNSSWQRIRGASTQRLKVMVQINTSGEQSKHGLPPEETVDTVKHIVSECSALLFSGLMTIGRYGYDLTLGPNPDFQMLLSRRQELCDSLKLPPEEVELSMGMSTDFEHAIEVGATNVRVGSIIFGNREYPNSAANTPNPSPAPSPEKTSKQVSEEAAKKMTHLTVS, encoded by the exons ATGTGGAAAGTAGCAATGTCGGAGGAGGTTGGGAAAGCGCTACAGTCGGTAGTGGAGCGGGTGAACCAGGCGGCGGCCCGGCGGCCCAAG ACACTACCAGCTGTGCCACCCCGCCTTGTCGCTGTCAGCAAGACAAAACCCCCAGAGATGATTGTGGAGGCCTACAGACAAGGGCAGCGTAACTTTGGAGAAAATTAT GTTAATGAGCTTGTGGACAAAGCTTCACATCCATTG ATTTTAGAATCATGTCCAGAAATCAAATGGCATTTTATCGGCCAtctacagaaaaataatgtcaacaaacTTTTGG GCGTGCCAAACCTGTTCCTTGTGGAGACAGTTGACTCTGCAAAACTGGCTGACAAGGTCAACAGCTCATGGCAGCGCATCAGAGGAGCCAGCACACAGAGGTTAAAGGTCATGGTGCAGATCAACACCAGCGGAGAACAAA GCAAACATGGCCTGCCACCAGAGGAAACAGTGGACACAGTGAAACACATAGTATCCGAGTGCTCTGCCCTGCTCTTCTCAGGACTCATGACCATTGGGCGCTACGGCTACGACCTCACCCTGGGCCCAAATCCAGACTTTCAG ATGCTGCTGAGTCGGAGGCAGGAGTTGTGTGATAGTTTGAAGCTGCCTCCGGAGGAGGTAGAGCTCAGTATGGGCATGTCCACAGATTTTGAACATGCG ATTGAGGTGGGCGCCACCAACGTGCGAGTGGGTAGTATTATATTTGGCAACAGGGAGTACCCCAACAGTGCAGCGAACACTCCAAATCCTAGTCCAGCTCCCAGCCCAGAGAAAACATCCAAGCAGGTGTCAGAAGAGGCCGCCAAGAAGATGACGCACCTCACCGTGTCTTAA
- the tmed4 gene encoding transmembrane emp24 domain-containing protein 4, producing the protein MLPVPAAGVVFILAWIYPSYALYFHIGETEKKCFIEEIPDETMVIGKYRTQLWDKQTSSFLPSTPGLGMHVEIKDPDTKIILSRQYGSDGRFTFTSHTPGEHQICLHSNSTKMALFAGGKLRVHLDIQVGEHTNNYPEIAAKDKLTELQLRVRQLLDQVEQVQKEQNYQRYREERFRITSESTNQRVLWWSIAQTLILIVTGIWQMKHLKSFFEAKKLV; encoded by the exons ATGCTACCTGTCCCTGCGGCTGGAGTTGTTTTCATATTAGCTTGGATTTATCCAAGTTACGCACTCTACTTCCACATAGGAGAGACGGAGAAGAAGTGTTTCATTGAGGAAATTCCAGACGAGACCATGGTTATCG GAAAGTACAGGACTCAGCTGTGGGACAAACAGACCAgttccttccttccatccacCCCTGGCCTTGGGATGCATGTGGAGATCAAGGATCCAGATACAAAG ATTATCCTTTCTCGTCAATATGGGTCGGATGGACGGTTCACCTTTACCTCCCACACTCCTGGAGAACATCAGATCTGTCTGCACTCCAACTCCACCAAAATGGCTCTGTTTGCCGGAGGAAAACTG AGAGTGCATCTGGATATTCAGGTTGGAGAACATACCAACAACTATCCTGAAATTGCAGCTAAGGACAAACTCACTGAGCTGCAGCTGCGAGTCCGACAGCTTCTAGACCAAGTTGAACAGGTCCAGAAGGAGCAAAACTACCAGAGG TATCGCGAGGAGCGGTTTCGCATAACGAGTGAGAGCACCAACCAACGTGTCCTCTGGTGGTCCATTGCTCAGACGCTCATCCTCATCGTCACAGGCATTTGGCAGATGAAGCACCTCAAAAGCTTTTTTGAGGCCAAGAAGCTGGTGTAA
- the LOC122983146 gene encoding pyridoxal phosphate homeostasis protein isoform X2, whose amino-acid sequence MIVEAYRQGQRNFGENYVNELVDKASHPLILESCPEIKWHFIGHLQKNNVNKLLGVPNLFLVETVDSAKLADKVNSSWQRIRGASTQRLKVMVQINTSGEQSKHGLPPEETVDTVKHIVSECSALLFSGLMTIGRYGYDLTLGPNPDFQMLLSRRQELCDSLKLPPEEVELSMGMSTDFEHAIEVGATNVRVGSIIFGNREYPNSAANTPNPSPAPSPEKTSKQVSEEAAKKMTHLTVS is encoded by the exons ATGATTGTGGAGGCCTACAGACAAGGGCAGCGTAACTTTGGAGAAAATTAT GTTAATGAGCTTGTGGACAAAGCTTCACATCCATTG ATTTTAGAATCATGTCCAGAAATCAAATGGCATTTTATCGGCCAtctacagaaaaataatgtcaacaaacTTTTGG GCGTGCCAAACCTGTTCCTTGTGGAGACAGTTGACTCTGCAAAACTGGCTGACAAGGTCAACAGCTCATGGCAGCGCATCAGAGGAGCCAGCACACAGAGGTTAAAGGTCATGGTGCAGATCAACACCAGCGGAGAACAAA GCAAACATGGCCTGCCACCAGAGGAAACAGTGGACACAGTGAAACACATAGTATCCGAGTGCTCTGCCCTGCTCTTCTCAGGACTCATGACCATTGGGCGCTACGGCTACGACCTCACCCTGGGCCCAAATCCAGACTTTCAG ATGCTGCTGAGTCGGAGGCAGGAGTTGTGTGATAGTTTGAAGCTGCCTCCGGAGGAGGTAGAGCTCAGTATGGGCATGTCCACAGATTTTGAACATGCG ATTGAGGTGGGCGCCACCAACGTGCGAGTGGGTAGTATTATATTTGGCAACAGGGAGTACCCCAACAGTGCAGCGAACACTCCAAATCCTAGTCCAGCTCCCAGCCCAGAGAAAACATCCAAGCAGGTGTCAGAAGAGGCCGCCAAGAAGATGACGCACCTCACCGTGTCTTAA